In Notamacropus eugenii isolate mMacEug1 chromosome 1, mMacEug1.pri_v2, whole genome shotgun sequence, one genomic interval encodes:
- the LOC140529645 gene encoding olfactory receptor 1L4-like, whose protein sequence is MYLVTLLGNLLIILVIRSDSRLHTPMYFFLSILSFTDICFISDIVPKMLVNFLSETKSISYIGCLVQMYFFMAFANTDSYLLASMAIDRLVAICNPLHYAMVMSHRRCVILAVASSVISHLHALLRVLLMSRLSFCASHVIKHFFCDTQPVLKLSCSDTSSSQVVVMTETLAVIVTPFLCIIFSYLRIIVAILKVPSASGKWKTFSTCGSHLTIVVLFYGSTIYVYFRPLSSYSVVKDRVATVMYTVVTPMLNPFIYSLRNKDMKQGLVKLRDRVKF, encoded by the coding sequence ATGTACCTAGTCACCCTCCTTGGAAATTTGCTTATCATTCTGGTCATCCGCTCAGATTCAAGGCTTCACACCCCAATGTATTTCTTCCTAAGCATCTTGTCCTTCACTGATATCTGCTTCATCTCTGACATTGTTCCCAAGATGTTGGTGAATTTCCTGTCAGAGACAAAGTCCATCTCCTACATAGGCTGTCTAGTGCAGATGTACTTCTTCATGGCATTTGCAAACACAGATAGCTATCTTCTAGCCTCCATGGCCATTGACCGCTTGGTAGCCATCTGCAATCCCTTACACTACGCCATGGTCATGAGTCACAGGCGTTGTGTCATTTTGGCAGTAGCTTCCTCTGTGATCTCACATCTCCATGCTCTGCTACGTGTACTGCTCATGTCCCGTCTGTCTTTCTGTGCTTCCCATGTCATCAAACATTTCTTCTGTGACACCCAGCCAGTGCTGAAGCTTTCTTGTTCTGACACCTCTTCTAGTCAGGTTGTGGTCATGACAGAGACACTAGCTGTCATTGTGACCCCCTTCTTATGCATAATCTTCTCCTATCTGCGGATCATTGTTGCCATCCTCAAAGTCCCCTCAGCATCAGGAAAATGGAAGACTTTCTCCACTTGTGGCTCCCACCTCACCATTGTGGTACTCTTTTATGGAAGTACTATCTATGTCTATTTCCGGCCCCTGTCCAGCTACTCTGTGGTCAAAGATCGAGTGGCCACAGTCATGTACACAGTGGTCACCCCTATGTTGAACCCCTTTATATATAGTCTTAGGAACAAGGACATGAAACAGGGACTGGTAAAATTGAGGGATAGAGTCAAGTTTTAG
- the LOC140526626 gene encoding olfactory receptor 7C1-like, whose translation MQKGNTTGISEFLLLGLSEQSGHQLILFGLFLAMYLVTMFGNLLIILAIASNSHLYSPMYFFLANLSFVDTCFTSTTVPKMLMNIWTQHQTISYAGCLTQMYFFMTFALLDDFLLAAMAYDRYVTICLPLHYTTVMSPARCALLVTVPWLCSHLIALSLTLLMAQFSFCGSHVIPHFFCDLLPLLKLSCSDINIFQVVMFIDASLAGFIPFTCILFSYIHIIFTIFRVPSADGKHKVFSTCGSHLSVVILFYGTLILVYLQPSSSYSADTGIIVSVMYTVVTPMLNPFIYSLRNKDIKRALRKLISKGTVPSL comes from the coding sequence ATGCAAAAGGGAAATACAACTGGCATCTCTGAATTCCTCCTCCTGGGACTCTCTGAGCAGTCAGGTCATCAGCTGATCCTTTTTGGGCTGTTCCTGGCCATGTACCTAGTCACCATGTTTGGGAACCTGCTCATCATACTGGCCATTGCCTCCAACTCCCATCTCTACTCCCCTATGTATTTCTTCCTGGCTAATCTCTCTTTTGTTGATACCTGTTTTACTTCTACCACAGTCCCCAAGATGCTAATGAACATCTGGACCCAGCATCAGACCATCTCCTATGCTGGGTGCCTCACTCAGATGTATTTCTTCATGACCTTTGCTCTTCTGGATGACTTCCTCCTTGCTGCCATGGCTTATGACCGCTATGTGACCATTTGCCTCCCTCTCCACTACACCACAGTCATGAGCCCTGCTCGCTGTGCCCTGCTGGTGACTGTGCCCTGGCTCTGCTCCCATCTCATTGCCCTCTCACTCACTCTCCTCATGGCTCAATTCTCCTTCTGTGGATCCCATGTGATCCCCCACTTCTTCTGTGACCTTCTACCCCTTCTCAAACTTTCCTGTTCAGACATTAACATATTTCAGGTGGTGATGTTCATTGATGCCAGCTTGGCTGGtttcatcccattcacttgcATTTTGTTCTCCTATATCCACATCATCTTCACTATCTTCAGGGTCCCTTCTGCTGATGGGAAGCACAAAGTCTTCTCCACGTGCGGCTCCCATCTCTCAGTGGTCATTCTCTTCTATGGGACTCTCATTCTGGTGTATTTACAGCCTTCATCTTCCTACTCAGCAGACACAGGAATCATCGTATCTGTGATGTACACAGTGGTGACCCCAATGCTGAACCCCTTCATCTACAGCCTGAGGAATAAGGACATAAAGAGAGCCCTAAGGAAGCTAATCAGCAAGGGAACGGTTCCCTCTTTATGA
- the LOC140519118 gene encoding olfactory receptor 1L4-like has protein sequence MEKANQTHVSEFFLLGLTSDPQQQMWLVVLFLAMYLLNVIGNTVIIAAILGDRRLHSPMYFFLSNLSLVDICFTTVIVPQMLVSMLMQNKAIPFAQCIAQMYFFVAFGITDSFLLAVMAIDRYMAICNPLHYTTTMSPRHCVLLVAMSWVVSHFHSLIHTLLMARLSFCGPNTIHHFFCDVQPLLTLSCSDTSINEVLAFTEGSLVIMSPFLFIVVSYVWITRTVLRVPSGRGRYKAFSTCSSHITVVVLFYGTIISVYIRPSSTYSVTKDRIVTVIYTVVTPVLNPFIYSLRNKDMKGALRKVIGKAEQPGPSFSPNRMTSSEQAGAE, from the coding sequence ATGGAGAAGGCAAACCAAACCCATGTGTCTGAATTTTTTCTCCTAGGGCTGACCTCTGATCCCCAGCAGCAGATGTGGCTCGTTGTACTCTTCCTGGCTATGTACCTCCTCAATGTCATAGGCAACACAGTCATCATTGCAGCTATCTTAGGTGACCGCCGCCTCCACAGCCCTATGTACTTCTTCCTTTCCAACCTGTCCTTGGTTGACATCTGCTTCACCACTGTTATTGTGCCCCAGATGCTGGTGAGCATGCTGATGCAGAACAAGGCCATTCCTTTTGCCCAGTGCATTGctcaaatgtatttctttgtgGCATTTGGCATCACAGATAGTTTCCTCCTTGCTGTAATGGCTATTGACCGTTATATGGCCATCTGTAACCCATTACACTATACAACAACCATGAGCCCCAGGCATTGTGTCCTATTGGTGGCCATGTCATGGGTGGTATCCCACTTTCACTCACTGATCCACACACTTCTCATGGCCCGCCTGTCCTTCTGTGGGCCTAACACTATACATCATTTCTTCTGTGATGTCCAGCCCCTGCTGACTCTCTCCTGCTCTGACACCTCTATCAATGAGGTCTTGGCTTTCACTGAAGGTTCCTTGGTGATCATGAGCCCATTCTTATTCATAGTTGTCTCCTATGTCTGGATCACACGCACTGTGCTGAGGGTTCCCTCAGGGAGAGGGAGGTATAAGGCTTTCTCCACCTGTAGCTCCCACATTACTGTTGTGGTACTGTTCTATGGAACCATCATTTCAGTCTACATTCGCCCCTCATCTACTTACTCAGTCACCAAGGATCGCATAGTAACAGTCATCTACACTGTGGTCACCCCAGTGCTGAACCCTTTTATCTACAGCCTCAGGAACAAAGACATGAAGGGAGCCTTGAGGAAAGTGATAGGAAAAGCAGAACAGCCTGGGCCATCCTTCTCACCCAACAGGATGACCTCCTCAGAACAAGCTGGGGCAGAGTAG